The Curtobacterium herbarum genome contains the following window.
GCGTCGGACTTCCGCCCGGACGCGTCCTCGACCCACATCCGGAACTCGAGGAAGGACTCGCCCTCGGGGAGCGTGACGTCCACGTCGGTGTACTTCCCGAGCCCACCGCCGACCTGGTACGTGGCACGATCGGTGAAGGTGGACCCGTCCGAGGACTGCTGCACGTGCAGCGTGCCGTCGGTCGGCCGGGTGATCGTCGCGGTCCGTCGGCCGTGGCCGTCGGCCCGGAACAGTGACTCGTCGGCACCGGTGACCATGTCGTTGGTCACCTCGCTGGTCGCACCGGTGACGGCGACGACGTTCGGGGTCCCCGGCTGCTTCGCGCCGTGGTCCGGCGCCGGCAGCGGCTCGGGCGCCGGGTCCGGGTCCGGCGGCACGGGCAGCGGCGTGAGCGTCGGCAGCGGGGTGGGGGTCGGTGCGGGCGTGCCGGGCGCGACGGCGTACCAGTTCACCGCTTCGACCGTGCGGAAGTACTCGGTGTTCACCTTCTGCCCGAACCGGAGCCCGAAGTCGTCGGACGAGGACGCGATGCTCGCCGAGAACCGACCGTCGGCGCCGATGGTGCCGGCCGGCTCGAACCCGTCGCCGACGGCGATCTGGACGTCGCGCGCCGGCTTGCGGAACACACCGTGGACGGTGATGCGACCGTGGTCGTACACGGCGGACGTCAGGACGAGCCCGCTGTCGCCGGTGAACACGTGACCGCCCGTGCCGAGTTCGGGTGTCGCGGTCGACGAGGCCGTCGCTGCGGCCGGCAGGGTCGCCGCACCGGCGGGCAGCGCGCCGACGACGGGTGCGCCGAGGGCCAGGACCAGGCCGGCGGCGGCGGTGATGAGGGTGCACTTCTTCTGCATGGGGGGATGACTCCAGTGATCGATGGGGATCGTGCCGGAGGAACTGTGGACTACTGAACTGGCGGAATATCGAATGTCATGCGTACGGTGCGCTGGTCCGACAGTGCCCGTCGGTCCGGTGTCAAGAGCCCGATCGAGGGATGCGCGATCCTTGCGGGAAACCGCACGCGGTCCGAGCTGCCCCCATCCGGGGGGTCGACTGCTCCGAAGAAGTGGCCGGGACCTGACGCGGACCACCCATCCGCCGGTCCCCCGGAGGCAACGGAGCCTCTGCGCCGGCGTGGGCGCAGGGACCCGAACCCAGCGCCCCGCCGGCACCGATGACCCCGAGCCGGCAACGACACACGACACAGCGCCCGCCAACGACACAGCGCCCGCCAACGACACAGCGCCGCCAACGACGAAGCCCCCCGACCGATGGTCGGGGGGCTTCTCGTACCGAGCGGATGACGAGATTCGAACTCGCGACCCTCACCTTGGCAAGGTGATGCGCTACCACTGCGCCACATCCGCATGCTGCTCACCGGGGTGACCAACGTCGTCAACTGTACCTGACGACCGGGGTGGTGCGGGCCTCCCGACCGCGTGTCGGGCGTGCCGGACGGAAGTCGCGCTCCCGACCGGCGACCCGAGACTATTGTCGGAGACGTGACGACGACGTTCCGACGCAGCTCCCCGTCCGCCCTCGGCATCGACGCAGCCGGCGTCGACCGGCTGGTCTCCGCCCTCGAGGGCGCGCCCGGCGTCGAGCCGCACAGCATCATGGTCCTCCGGCACGGCGAGGTCGCCGCCGAGGGGTGGTGGGCCCCCTTCGCCGCCGACCGGGTGCATCTGCTCTACTCAATGAGCAAGAGCTTCACGGCAGCGGCCGTCGGCATCGCCGTGCGCGCCGGGCTCATCGACCTCGACGCCACGGTCATCAGCCACTTCCCGGAGCTCGACGCCGAGGTCACCGACGACCGCACCAGGCGGATGCGGGTCCGGCACCTGCTGGCGATGGCGAGCGGGCACCGGACCGAGACGATCGACCGGGCACGGCGGCTCGACCCGACGAACACCGTCCGCGGGTTCCTGCTGCTGCCGGTCGACGAGGAGCCCGGCACCGTCTTCGCCTACAACCAGCCGTGCACGTACACCCTCGGCGAGATCGTCCGACGGGTCAGCGGGACGTCGTTGCTCGGCTACCTCGGCCCGCGGCTGTTCGCGCCGCTCGGCATCGACGACTTCTCGTGGCGGCGGGACGACTCCGGCGCCGAACTCGGGTACAGCGGCGGCTACACGACGACCGCCGCCATCGCGGCCCTGGGCCAGCTGTACCTGCAGGGCGGTGTGTGGAACGGCGAACGTCTGCTCGACGAGGACTGGGTCGCCGCGGCCACCAGCACGCGCGTGCCGAACCCGGACGAGGCCAACCCGGACTGGTCCGTCGGCTACGGGTTCCAGTTCTGGATGGCGCGGCACGGGTTCCGCGGCGACGGTGCGTACGGGCAGTTCTGCATCGTGCTGCCGGAGCAGGACGTCGTCGTCGCGATGACCGGCCAGAGCCTCGACATGCAGGCAGTCCTCGACGCGGTGTGGGCGCACCTGTTGCCGGCGGTCGACCGGCCGGGATCGGCCGGGGACGACGAGCGCCTGCACGGACGACTCGCCGGACTCGCACTCCCCCCGGTGCACGGCGACCCGCTCGGCGACCTGCCGGCGGGGTCCGTCGCCACGCCCGACGCTCCGTCGACGCGCATCGGCGCCGGCCTGGAGGCCCTGCACCTGTCCCAGGACACCGAGCGCGGGTGGGTGCTCACCCTCCGCGACGCGTGGGGCGAGGTCACGGCTCCGGTCGGCGACGGCTCGTGGCTGGTCGCCGGGGCGACGGCGACGAGCGGTGCGCGGACCGGCGACGTCGTCGCGATCGACGTCCGGTTCGTGGAGACCCCGCACCTGCTGCACGTGCGGTGGGACCTGGCGACGGGAAGCGCCTCGGCAGCGTGGGAGACCGAGCCGCTGCACGACGCCGTCTCGACCCTGCACCGTCCGACAGACTGAGCGACTGCGTCCGGAGCGGCTGCGTCCGGAGCGACTTCGTTCGAGTCTTCGCAGCACGACACGCGCTCCTCCTCCTGCACTTCTCAGCGCGACCGCGCACGCTGGCTGCGACGTGCCGCCCATCGGGGGACGGACCCGCCGCGTCGGACGACGTCTCGAGGAGTCAGCTGTGCAGAACGACGGAACCGACACCTGCCCACACCACATGGACGGCGAACTACCGGCCGGGGGCGACCACCTCGGCGGCAGCTTCGGCGACGCCCCGACGCTCGAGAGCTGGTACCCGCAGCGCCTCCGGGTCGAGCTGCTGCACCGGAACGGCATCGACGCCGATCCGCTGGGTGCCGACTTCGACTACGCCGCGGCCTTCGCCACGATCGACCTCGACGAGCTCAAGCGTGAGATCACCACGCTGCTGACGACCTCGGTCGACTGGTGGCCCGCCGACTACGGCAACTACGGCCCGCAGATGGTGCGGATGGCCTGGCACGCAGCCGGCACCTACCGCATCGCCGACGGCCGGGGTGGCGCCGGCACGGCCATGCAGCGCTTCGCACCGATCGGCAGCTGGTGGGACAACGGCAACACCGACAAGTCGCGGCGGTTGCTGCAGCCGATCAAGCGCAAGTACGGCAACGCGCTGTCCTGGGCGGACCTGATGGTGCTGACCGGCAACTGCTCGCTGGAGCTGATGGGCCTGCCCACCTACGGCTTCGGCGGCGGACGGCTGGACGCGTGGGAGCCGGACGACGGCACGTGGTGGGGACCCGAGGTGTGGGACCCGCACCAGGCACACCAGGGCGACGACATGGTCTCGCGTGACGAGCGGTGGACCGGGCAGAACGGCGACGCCGACTACGACCTGCAGAGCCCGCTCGCCGCGTCCCACCAGGCGCTCATCTACGTCAACCCGGAGGGCCCGTACGCGAACGGCGACCCGATGGGCTCGGCCCGCGACATCCGCATCACCTTCACCCGGATGGCGATGAACGACGAGGAGACCGTCGCGCTCATCGCCGGCGGCCACGCGTTCGGCAAGAGCCACGGTCAGGTGCCCGCCGCGGACATCGGACCCTCCCCCGAGCTCGCACCGATCGAGTCGATGGGCCTCGGATGGCACAACCCGGTCGGCACCGGCAACGGGCAGTACACCTCCACCAACGGCATCGAGGGCAGCTGGACCCCGAACCCGACGCAGTGGGACAACACGTACCTGGAGAACCTCTTCACGTACGACTTCGAGCAGACGACGAGCCCGGCCGGGGCGCTGCAGTGGACCCCGACCGACCCGGACGCCCCGAAGACGCCCGATGCGCACGTGCCCGGGCAGATGAACCCGCTGATGATGATGACCTCGGACATCGCGCTGAAGGTCGACCCGGCCTACCGGGAGGTCTGCGAACGCTTCCTCGCCGACTTCGACCTGTTCACGCTCGCGTTCTCGAAGGCCTGGTACAAGCTGACGCACCGTGACATGGGCCCGAAGCACCGCTACCTCGGCCCGGAGGTCACCATCGCCGACGACCTGCTCTGGCAGGACCCGCTGCCCGAGGCCGAGGGTGCGCCCCTCGACGCGTCCGACGTCGCCGCACTGCAGCTGGCGACGCTCGCGACCGGGCAGTCCGTGTCCGACCTCGTCTTCACCGCGTTCTCGGCGGCCTCGACCTACCGCGATAGCGACAAGCGCGGCGGCGCGAACGGCGGTCGGCTGGCCCTTGCACCGCAGAAGGACTGGGCGGTGAACCGCCGCACGGTCCCCGTGGTCGCGGCCCTCCGCCAGGTCCAGGCGGACTTCACCCGCACCTCCGGCAAGCAGGTGTCGCTGGCGGACCTCATCGTCCTGGGCGGCTGCGCGGCGGTCGAGCAGGCGGCCCGGGCAGCCGGCACCGAGACGACGGTGCCGTTCACGCCCGGCCGCGTCGACACCACGCAGGAGCTCACCGACGTCGAGATGTTCGAGTGGCTGCGCCCGGTCGCCGACGGGTTCCGGAACTTCCTGTCACCGCGCTTCGCCGAGTTCGCACCCGGCGTCGCCCCCGAGTCCGTGTTCCTGGACAAGGCGAACCTGCTCACGCTGACCGCTCCGGAGTGGACGGTGCTCACCGCTGGCCTCCGCTCCCTCGGCGCGAACTGGGACGGCTCGGACACCGGCGTGCTCACCGACCGGGTCGGCGTGCTCAGCACCGACTGGTTCGTGCACCTCACCGACACGGACCTCGACTGGACGCCGGACGACGAGTCGGAGACGACCTTCACCGGCCGGACGAAGGCGACGGGCGAGGCCCGGTTCACCGCCACCCGCCACGACCTGCTCTTCGGCTCGAACGCGCAGCTGCGCTCGATCGTGGACGCGTACGCGGGTGCCGACGGCCAGGAGCGCTTCATCCGCGACTTCGTCCGCGTCTGGGACAAGGTCATGATGCTCGACCGCTTCGACGTCAAGGGGCACCGCCGGTACGGACCGATGGCGGCCTGACCGCGTCGGGTCGCGGACGCGACCACGTGACGGACGGGAGGCCCGGTACCAGCTGGTACCGGGCCTCCCGTCCGTCGTCGGTGCGGGTGACCGAGACCGATCCGACGGGTGACGTGGGCGCGCGGTCGTGCCACGCTGGAGGGCATGACGACCGACCTGGTGACCCTGGCCCGAGACGTGGCGACCCGCGCGCACGCGGGCCAGGTCGACAAGGCCGGTCGGCCGTACATCGAGCACCCGACGGCGGTGGCAGGACGGCTCAGCACCGAGGACGAACAGGTCGTCGGGTTCCTGCACGACGTCGTCGAGGACACCGGCGGCACGCTCGCCCAGCTGCGGTCGGCGGGGTTCTCGGTCGAGCAGGTGCTCGCCGTCGACGCGGTCACGAAGCGTCGTGGGGAGACGCTCGAGCAGTCGATCGCGCGGGTCGTGGACGATCCGTCGGGCGTCGCGCTGCGGGTGAAGCGTGCGGACGTCAGCCACAACGCCGACCCGGCACGGCTCAGCGCACTCGGCGCACTCCACGGTGACGCGACCCGGACTCGCCTGCAGGAGAAGTACGAACGGACGGCCGTCCTGCTCGGGACGACCCTGCCGGCGGTCCTCGCCGAGTTCGGGGTGGCGGCGGAGTGACCACGACGAGCGAACCGCGGACGACCCGGCTGCACGTGAGCCGGGCACTCGTCGCCGCCGCCGCGCTGTCGTGGGTGCCGGCACTGGTCGTCGTCCTCGTGCGGACCACCTGGACCGGTGCGCCGACGCGGATCCCGGTGCACTGGTCGGGCGCCGGCGCGGACCAGTGGGGCTCGACGTCGTCGCTGTTCTGGACGCTGCTCGTGCCGGGGCTGGCGGGCGCGGTCCTCTGCTCGGTGCTCGCCGTGCCGCTGTCCGCCGACGTCAGCCGCCTCGGCGCCGCCGGGGTCATGGGTGGCATCACCGCCGGCACCGGGGCGATCACGACTGTGTGGGTCGCGGCACTGCTGAGCGCCGCACGGGTGCCGGCACCGTTCCTCGTCGTGCTGGGTGCGGTCGTCTGGGGCGGGGTCGTGTTCGGCGTGTGTCTGCTGCGGGGAGCGGGCAGGTCGTCCCCGGCGACCAGTCCCGACGTGCCGGGCCCTCGCTGAGCGCTGACGTCGCGCGGACCGCCGTCACGCCGCCGGCTGTCGGCGCGCGACGTCGGCCGTGTCGAGGACCGCGAGGAACCGGCGGCGGCGACGGTCCTGCACGAGCGCAGTGACGACCGCGGCGACGACGAGCCCGACGGCGACGACGAAGAGGACGATGGTGAAGCCCTCCACCTCGGTGCCCTCGAGCATCCGGGCCACCTGGTTCATCCCGATCGAGAGCCCGAGGCCGGCGTTCTGCACCGCATCGACCACGATGTTGTCCCGCGACGCGCGGGCGTACTCCGCGGCCACCCGCCGGTCGTCCTCGCTCAGCCCGTCCACGGACCCGCGCCGTACCGCCCGGCGCAGTCGACGAGGAGCATCGACGTCGCCGAAGCGCCGCCCGTTGGACCAGCTCGTCCCGAGCGACGCCCGCAGCGTGAACGCTGTGATCACGACGGCGAGGCCGGCGATCGAGAACCCGAACGCCACGGACCGCCAGTCGAACCCTGCGGCCAGGCTGATGAGCAGGCTCCCCAGGACAGCAGCGCTCAGCCCGACCCCCAGCAGGCGGGTGACGACGACCCGCATCACCAGGCGTCCGTCCCCGTTCGTCACACTGCGCACGGTGCCCCCTCGGTGTCGGTCGTCCCGAGCCTACGCAGTGTCCGGCGGGGCAGTCCCCCACCCGGCATTCTGCTTGACTGGATGCCGCCGGACAGGGAACCCGCGCATCGCGCCGCATCTTCGAAGGTGGCCAGCGCACCACGAAGCACAGGGGGGGCCACTTTGGCCGCACTCACCACCCGAGAACGCAACCGCCGGGGCACGCAGTACGTCCTGGGGGCGGTCGTCGGCATCGCGCTCATCACGACCTTCGTCGCGCACCGGCAGCTGCTCAGCAGCAACCCGTTGACCTTCTGGCTGCCGACCGTCGTCGGCCTCGCGTACGGGTCGCTGCTGTGGGGGTTCGGCAGCCGGCGGAACTCGAAATGGCTGTCCAACCTGACACCGGCTGGATGGCTCATCGTCTTCTGGGCGCTGTTGGCGACGAGAGTCGTCTCAGCACCGGCATGGTTCATCGCCGTGATGATCGGCGCCGTCGCGGTCAGGGCCCTGTTCCCGGAGAAGCCTGCCCCGTCCTCGGTGAAGAAGGTCGCCGTCGAGGACGTCCGTCCGGGTCCGGGTCCGGGTCCGGGTCCGGGTCCGGGTCCGAGTCCGAGTCCGAGGTCACCGCAACACCGACGACTCACGGCGCTGGACGCCGGACAGCCGCCGCAGTCACCGTGTCCGCCGCGGGCGGGGCGCCCGTGTTCCGTCTCTCGGAACTCGCCGGGTTCTTCGACCAGGAGATCGCCACGGCCGAATCGGTCGCTGGCCCGCTGACGTTCCTCACCCGAACTGGCATCGCCGCCCCGGACTCCATCGTCGGAGAAGCAACCGCTGACCTGCCCGACGGCACCCTCGTACTCCTCTCCGTCGCCGTCGAAGACACCCACCCATCCACGGTCTTCACCGCAAGCGAAGCGGCATCGTTCGAGCGCTGGGTCCGCTCCCTCCCGGAGGACTGAGCACGGCGGGTACCCGTACCGGTGGGCGTTGCCTGCCGGCGTCACCCCGGCCTCAAGAACCCGCCGGCCACGCGGCGAATGGACCCGGACCAGGTGGCGGACGCGTGGCGAAGGTCCGCAGCGATGTGAGCAAGGTCGTCCCTGGCGAGAGGTTCCTCCCGTGGTGCTGCTGGCGGAGGAGCCCGGTGCTACTTCGTGGCGTGGTAGACCGCTTGCACGACCGCTGCGGAGAGCTCGAACGCAGCGAGCCCGCCGGGGAGCATGGCGATGACGGCGGCGGGGACCGCCCACAGCTGGTGCAACCAGGGCTGACCGCCCGCCTTCGTGTGCGCCATCGCCTGGAACGAGGTCGCGGAAACGAGCACAGCCCATGCCGCGGTCATGCAGACGATGGCCAGGAAGGAGTAGTCGCCGGAGAGCAGTGGGATGAGCAACGGCAGGAGGAACATCACGGGCGCGACGATGAACCCCGTCCGTGCCGTAACCCGGAAGGCCTTCCGACGCGTGTTCATCACGGCGATGGTGCGCTGGTCGGGTTCTTCTTCCGGCCAAGAGAAGGACGGGGACGGTGCGCCGTCAGCGGCCTCGGGCATGGGTTGTTCCTTCCAGGCTGTGTGGTCCGACGGGATGTCGATGCGTCACGATGATGCTGCGTGTGCCTGGCTCAGCAGGGACACGATCATCGCGGTCAGGCCGAACGAGAGCACGGCGCCGGGGAGCAAGACGACGACCGTCAGGCTAGACGACGCCCTCGACTTCTGGGCGGAGCAGACGATGGCGGCGTATTTGGTCACACCGCGCCGGAGAAACACGAAAACCCCCGGGATTCCCGGGGGTTTTCGTTCCGTGGGCGATACTGGGATCGAACCAGTGACCTCTTCCGTGTCAGGGAAGCGCGCTACCGCTGCGCCAATCGCCCAGATGAGTTCCGCCGGAGCGGACTGGAGGTGGGGACGGGATTCGAACCCGCGTGGACGGCTTTGCAGGCCGCTGCCTCGCCTCTCGGCCACCCCACCATCAAGGTCCACGTCTGGCGTAGTACCCGATCGGTGGGATACCTCTTCTGGAGAGTTGCTGTCTTCCGGAGAAGACAGGCACCTCGAGCGGATGACGAGATTCGAACTCGCGACCCTCACCTTGGCAAGGTGATGCGCTACCACTGCGCCACATCCGCATGGTCTGACCTGAGTCACACCGGTGTTGTCCGACCCGCTCTCGCGGCGACTCGTAAACTGTACCCAGTTCACGCTGTTTCTCCAAAACCCGTTCCGTTCACCGGGCGTGTCCCCCGGGTTCATGCGGATCGGCGGGGTCTCCACGGGCCTCCAGGGCGCCCGCCCGGCCAGCGACGCGCGCGACGGGCGGCCGGTGTTCCGACCACGGCCGGACATCCGCTACTATCGATCCGCACGCAAGTGCGACGGGCGATTGGCGCAGTTGGTAGCGCGCTTCGTTCACACCGAAGAGGTCATCAGTTCGAGTCTGGTATCGCCCACGTGCCCGTTCCGCGCAAGCGGAACACCCGAAGAGCCCGACGCCACCGCGTCGGGCTCTTCGCATCCCGGCACCCGT
Protein-coding sequences here:
- the katG gene encoding catalase/peroxidase HPI; its protein translation is MQNDGTDTCPHHMDGELPAGGDHLGGSFGDAPTLESWYPQRLRVELLHRNGIDADPLGADFDYAAAFATIDLDELKREITTLLTTSVDWWPADYGNYGPQMVRMAWHAAGTYRIADGRGGAGTAMQRFAPIGSWWDNGNTDKSRRLLQPIKRKYGNALSWADLMVLTGNCSLELMGLPTYGFGGGRLDAWEPDDGTWWGPEVWDPHQAHQGDDMVSRDERWTGQNGDADYDLQSPLAASHQALIYVNPEGPYANGDPMGSARDIRITFTRMAMNDEETVALIAGGHAFGKSHGQVPAADIGPSPELAPIESMGLGWHNPVGTGNGQYTSTNGIEGSWTPNPTQWDNTYLENLFTYDFEQTTSPAGALQWTPTDPDAPKTPDAHVPGQMNPLMMMTSDIALKVDPAYREVCERFLADFDLFTLAFSKAWYKLTHRDMGPKHRYLGPEVTIADDLLWQDPLPEAEGAPLDASDVAALQLATLATGQSVSDLVFTAFSAASTYRDSDKRGGANGGRLALAPQKDWAVNRRTVPVVAALRQVQADFTRTSGKQVSLADLIVLGGCAAVEQAARAAGTETTVPFTPGRVDTTQELTDVEMFEWLRPVADGFRNFLSPRFAEFAPGVAPESVFLDKANLLTLTAPEWTVLTAGLRSLGANWDGSDTGVLTDRVGVLSTDWFVHLTDTDLDWTPDDESETTFTGRTKATGEARFTATRHDLLFGSNAQLRSIVDAYAGADGQERFIRDFVRVWDKVMMLDRFDVKGHRRYGPMAA
- a CDS encoding HD domain-containing protein; translation: MTTDLVTLARDVATRAHAGQVDKAGRPYIEHPTAVAGRLSTEDEQVVGFLHDVVEDTGGTLAQLRSAGFSVEQVLAVDAVTKRRGETLEQSIARVVDDPSGVALRVKRADVSHNADPARLSALGALHGDATRTRLQEKYERTAVLLGTTLPAVLAEFGVAAE
- a CDS encoding serine hydrolase domain-containing protein → MTTTFRRSSPSALGIDAAGVDRLVSALEGAPGVEPHSIMVLRHGEVAAEGWWAPFAADRVHLLYSMSKSFTAAAVGIAVRAGLIDLDATVISHFPELDAEVTDDRTRRMRVRHLLAMASGHRTETIDRARRLDPTNTVRGFLLLPVDEEPGTVFAYNQPCTYTLGEIVRRVSGTSLLGYLGPRLFAPLGIDDFSWRRDDSGAELGYSGGYTTTAAIAALGQLYLQGGVWNGERLLDEDWVAAATSTRVPNPDEANPDWSVGYGFQFWMARHGFRGDGAYGQFCIVLPEQDVVVAMTGQSLDMQAVLDAVWAHLLPAVDRPGSAGDDERLHGRLAGLALPPVHGDPLGDLPAGSVATPDAPSTRIGAGLEALHLSQDTERGWVLTLRDAWGEVTAPVGDGSWLVAGATATSGARTGDVVAIDVRFVETPHLLHVRWDLATGSASAAWETEPLHDAVSTLHRPTD